CCTTTAAACTGTAACATATCACTTGAAGGTGTGAATCTAATATTACCCTAATATAAAGGTGTTCAATGTGCGGGGCAAACTTCAGTAAAGAAACTAACGATAGAACACTTGAGCGCTGGCCAAAATCTATGATCAGGCCGCCCTCCCTCAGGTTCTCAAACTTGCATGTAATTCCCTCCAGCATATTAATGTTGAACTGAAAATCATAAGAACATAGTTAGGCCTGACATATGTCCATGATTCAAGTTTACATAGACCTACTAACCTAAGCAAATATTCAAATATTAGGACACCATGATCTTGTAGTTAGAAAGGTTCTTGAAGCTTCCTTTTGAGAAAAGATAAGAGCCATATTGTTAGGAAAGTTAGCGTTTGTATGAGAGTACATCTCTTTGAGGCCGAAACATGACAGGTTCGCATCATCTGCCTTTGAGGCCAAAGGCAGAGTTTGCCATTGCTTTAATCCACACCCTTCGTCCTTCGATCAACCATTACATGGTTTAGGCCCATTCCGTGAGTAAACTACTATATAGCTATTTAATTGACTAAACATGACATACCATCGGTACAAGCTCCTAGTCTCTGTTaggaatagtcccacattgctaATCTAGGGGGAGTTGAACCAACTTAAAAGTGGGGGAGCCTCTCACCTCTTGAGCTAGCTTTTAGGGTGTAGCAAGGCTTTTCCCTAGTTGGGCCAACGTCTCTCGATTTTGGGCCaacaagtggtatcaaagcCAAACCCACAATCTCTAGTGCTTGTGCACACTCAGGGTGGTGTAAGCCCAAAGCCCAGTGGCCTACCGCGGGTGTGAGGCCCGTATGTGCCCGTGTGTGGGGCCGGTCAGAGCTAAGGGGCACCAATGTTGTGACGGGGGAGTTGAGCTAACTTTTGGGGTGTAGCAAGGCTTTTCCCTAGTTGGGCCAACGTCTCCCGATTTTGGGCCAGGGTGGTGTAAGCCCTGTTAGCCCAAACACTCACTTGCACACacacagctctctctctctctctctctttgcctcgatgaaacacacacacagacGTGTGTGGGGCCGGTCAGAGCTAAGGGGCACCAATGTTGTGACGGGGGAGTTGAGCTAACTTTTGGGGTGTAGCAAGGCTTTTCCCTAGTTGGGCCAACATCTCCCGATTTTGGGTCAGGGTGGTGTAAGCCCTGTTAGCCCAAACACTCACTTGCACACacacagctctctctctctctctctctctctgcctcgATGAAACACACACACAGGAGGCAATGACTCACCTCttgagctagcttttggggtgtagTAAGGCTTTTTCCTAGTTGGGCCAACGTCTCCCGGTTTTGGGCCAGGGTGGTGTAAGCCCTGTTAGCCCAAAAGGCAATGACTCACCTCttgagctagcttttggggtgtagCAAGGCTTTTTTCTAGTTGGGCCAACGTCTCCCGGTTTTGGGCCAGGGTGGTGTAAGCCCTGTTAGCCCAAAACACTCACTTGCACACACACAGCTCTCtcacagctctctctctctgcctcgATGAAACACACACACAGGAGGCAAtgacagaggaagaagatgaacaacACGCAATGAAACAAAGAGACTCAAGGAAATTTCTTGTCACTGCACACCAGTGAACCACCACACACTTCACTTTCTATTCTCCACACATTAATCACACACTGATTACATGCTTAAACAGCACACACGCGCAGCAGCACACTAGCCACGTTTTTGCCGCACTAACCGGCCACCACTCACATGACTTAGCCACTAATTAACCACTAATCACGTCTCTATGCATGCAGGCCATATCTCTTTGCATGCAAATGCACTAACACACATGCAACACAGCTAACTGATCCACAATCCATGCCACTACTCCAGCTACTTGACTCGGCCACTACTCCCAGCCGATATCCACATATAACTTCCTACATGCAAGCACTTACATGCAGATCATGGATTTTCTTGATCAAGCTAACTCATGCACGCACTAATCACAACTCACACAATAAACAACAAGATTAAGTCTAACAGTCTCACATTGAACAATTCAGTCAAATTGTAATTAAGTTTCTCACAAGGACcaattcagtcaaaaaaaacTACTATCGATCGAAACACAAGTTTGATCATTCCAACAGCTTTAATCTGAGGAATCAAGGGAAACTAGAAGCAGTAAAAGAATTATCCTCCAACAACTATCACAACCAAATTTTAGGAGAGAGATCACCCTGAGTCAGATCATGATGAATATCTCTCTTAGCAAGTTCTGGAAATAATCAGTTCAGGTTAATGACTCTTGAGTTACAATAGCAGTAGCAGTCTTAGTGATTGAAACTCAGCAAAAATGCAGAAGATGACACATATATAGCAGACATAAATGGATCAGCAGTACTCCCAATCAAATCTGCAAATTATTTGTTCAAATGAGCTAACTAAAATTCATAAATGTGGATGAACATGCTACATGGGATTCACAAGCAGACAATGAGGCAAGCAAGATAGGCATGTAATGAAAATTGGGATCCAACGAGGTATTCAAATGGTTTGACGTCGTACCTTATCACTCTTGAAAAAGAGCTTATTGACAGTAGAAATATTCTGGAAAGCATCGAGGAAGTCTTGGGTTCCGAAGAGGCAATCGAATGACATGGTCACCTCCTCCAGCATGGGGAGCGGCATTGGTATTCGGCAGCCGTTGTCGTCACCCATCTCCATGGTGATGTAGAGCTTCCGGAGTTTGGGCGCTCTGATGGCCCACgtgtccacgccgccgccgttgatggTGATCACGGGTGACAAATTTAGCACGGCGAGTTTCTCCGCCGCGACGATGAGGTGTTCGAGCTGCGTGCCGGCACCGGCGAACGGGAGGGTGACATACACGAGGTCGAGGCGCTCAAGGTTGGGGAAGCCCAGAaagcccggcggcgccgccggcatgtCGCATTGCTCGAGGTCGAGTTGGACGAGTGCGGCGCAGGAGAAGAGGGCGGGTCCGGGAAGGGGGCGCTGCTTACCGGCTAACGAGAACTCCAGACTGAGATCCTGGACGCCCTTCCGCGCCAAGGCGCGGAGCCAGCGGGCGGCGCGGAAGACGTCGCGGCGGGCGACGCGGGCGCTGAAGAAGCGGACGGGCCGCGCGCACCGCCAcagggcgcggccgccgccggagtagGCACGGGGCAGCTCGATCTCGAGGTTTCTGACCGACtcccagcggcggcgccacgcgcgGGAGAGACAGGAGGTGCGGACCAGCTTGTCGAAGGGGAGCAGCGCGAGGATGCGGTCGTCGAGGATGTCCGGCGGGAGCGCCATCAGCATGTccgtgcgccgcggcggcggcggcgccactcGCTGGCGCTTGggggaggacggggaggagggggaggaggaggaacccgAGGTCGCCATTGttttggaggtggaggtggaggtggcttGCTGACGACGCTATGATCCAACGGCCTTCTTCTGGAACCTTCTGCAAGATATTTATAGGGTTGTTTGGAAAGCGAAGGAGCCATAccacgccgcctcgccctcgtGGGGTGCGGGtgagcggcggctgcgacgccgTCAGTATTTCTCCACCGCGACCGGCGTCAGCTAACGAGTTGGGGGGTGAAAGCTGTGCCTGTGCTGTGTTTTGTTATGTTTCTTGGTTCCTAATTTCTGAGGATGGATAGACATAGCGACTTTGGAAGGGAAAgacacttttattttttatttcagctGTTTTTCAACACCCAAattttatatggtttttttAATCGAAATTGCGATATGGCATTCGACAGAAATTTGGGATGAAATCTTACAAATTtattatcacatcggatatacggacacacataaataacaaaataaattacagaattCGCTGGGAACTgtgaaacgaatttattaagcttaattaatccgtcattagcaaatgtttactgtagcaccacattgttaaatcatggcgcaatcaggcttaaaatattcgtctcgcaatttac
The Oryza glaberrima chromosome 8, OglaRS2, whole genome shotgun sequence DNA segment above includes these coding regions:
- the LOC127782858 gene encoding uncharacterized protein LOC127782858 gives rise to the protein MATSGSSSSPSSPSSPKRQRVAPPPPRRTDMLMALPPDILDDRILALLPFDKLVRTSCLSRAWRRRWESVRNLEIELPRAYSGGGRALWRCARPVRFFSARVARRDVFRAARWLRALARKGVQDLSLEFSLAGKQRPLPGPALFSCAALVQLDLEQCDMPAAPPGFLGFPNLERLDLVYVTLPFAGAGTQLEHLIVAAEKLAVLNLSPVITINGGGVDTWAIRAPKLRKLYITMEMGDDNGCRIPMPLPMLEEVTMSFDCLFGTQDFLDAFQNISTVNKLFFKSDKFNINMLEGITCKFENLREGGLIIDFGQRSSVLSLVSLLKFAPHIEHLYIRTDHSILDPVSSEDEMDEDSLNSEDEFDEDSLNSQDEIDEDSLNSEISSDLLASLKYVTLINMKYNSNQMCFMKLLLSKARSLQTFDVTFVYSYESNGRYGNACRELTECQKASPQVVLTAKVTTHGM